CACCACATACCTATCCTGAGCTCCGATAATCTTTAGTTTGGGAGATTCTTTTTTGGGGAAGATAAGCTCCGAACAATACAGATCGCTTTCATTAACCAGGGGAATAGCGGTAGGAGCAACTTTGGCAGGAGGCTTTACCCTTTCCGCCTCCTTTACTTCGGGAGGGAGCTTGACCTTTTCCGCCGCTCGAGGAACTTCCTTCGCCTCCTTCGGCACCTCAACCATCTTTTCCTTCGGAGGAACCACCTCAGCCTGCGGCAACTCGGTTGGTTTCTTCTCCAGAGAGGGGGTCTTCTCCTCAAGCTTGGGCAGGATAATAGGATCACCAGGGAAGATCAGATTGGCATTCTCAATATACTTATTAAGTTGCCATATCTGGGGCCAAAGAAAGGGATTGTTCAGATAGAGCTTGGCTATATCCCATAAAGTGTCCCCCTTCTTCACTATATGAACCTTAACATTGGAGGGGAGTTTTTTAGGATATTTGTACTTTGACCAGTGGGGCTTCGGCACCTCCTGGAGGAGAAAACCGGAGAGCAAGAATACAAATACTACCGAAAAAAAGGGATTCACCCTCCTTCTAAAAATCCTCACCTTCATCCGCCACCCCCTTATTATTTTCTTTCCTTTAGTTTCTGAAGCATCCGCTTCGCCCGTGAAGCGGCTTCACTATGAGGAAATAGCCTAACAGTATGCTCAAAAAACTTCTTCGCCTGCTGATAGTTCCTGAGATTATAATGACATAGACCTAATTTGAAATAGGCATCGGGAACCTTGTTGGCAAAGGGATAGGCATTAATGACCTTGCTGAATTCCTTTATCGCTCGTCGAAAATCACGCCTTAAATAATATATCTCCCCGATCCAGTATTGGGCGTTATCGCTAAGATCGGATTCGGGAAATCTCTTAAGGAAATCAACGAAACCCCTCTCCGCCTCTTCGTACCTCCCGGAGGAAAAAAGACGATAAGCAGAGTCGTATACCTCCTTCGGCGTCTTCTTCCTCTCCGGTAGGGGGGGCAATTTCTCCTCCCTGGGAGGGGAAATCTCCTTAACCATCTCGTCCAATCTAAGATTTAACTGAAAAAGCTCCTCCTCTAATTTCTTCCTATCGCTTCTCTCCCGTTCCAACCTCTGCTCAAGCTCCGCCACTTTGAGCCGTAATCTCTTGGTCTCATTGATTAAATCAGCTTCACTCCTATTGAGGCTTCTTATCTCCTTTTTAAGATGATCGATATCTACCTCGAGCTTCTCCAACCTGCTCGAGGCACACCCTACCGCCATCATAAGTGCAAAAAGGACAATAATGA
The DNA window shown above is from Acidobacteriota bacterium and carries:
- a CDS encoding LysM peptidoglycan-binding domain-containing protein, coding for MKVRIFRRRVNPFFSVVFVFLLSGFLLQEVPKPHWSKYKYPKKLPSNVKVHIVKKGDTLWDIAKLYLNNPFLWPQIWQLNKYIENANLIFPGDPIILPKLEEKTPSLEKKPTELPQAEVVPPKEKMVEVPKEAKEVPRAAEKVKLPPEVKEAERVKPPAKVAPTAIPLVNESDLYCSELIFPKKESPKLKIIGAQDRYVVGGITGDFFYLNHGADKGLKEGDVFFVLRYTRKIKHPKTGDTLGWGVLQLGKAVVERVDPKSAIIRIVRSSHPINIGDWLLPAAEVPPVPPEEVPPCPEFTKRVETDKKGYVVSIDRGGEAVGKGDLVHIDLGAEDGVSPGDFFLIYNEDHPGETFVVVGQLVAVRVGERTTLCKIILSRREIKVGQRVKRQVKK
- the ybgF gene encoding tol-pal system protein YbgF — its product is MKRRVFIIVLFALMMAVGCASSRLEKLEVDIDHLKKEIRSLNRSEADLINETKRLRLKVAELEQRLERERSDRKKLEEELFQLNLRLDEMVKEISPPREEKLPPLPERKKTPKEVYDSAYRLFSSGRYEEAERGFVDFLKRFPESDLSDNAQYWIGEIYYLRRDFRRAIKEFSKVINAYPFANKVPDAYFKLGLCHYNLRNYQQAKKFFEHTVRLFPHSEAASRAKRMLQKLKERK